In Felis catus isolate Fca126 chromosome E1, F.catus_Fca126_mat1.0, whole genome shotgun sequence, the following proteins share a genomic window:
- the OVCA2 gene encoding esterase OVCA2: MARLRGGASIWSRPLHIRLPLGDSLLPAPGALPGKMAARRPLRVLGLAGFRQSERAFREKTGALRKALRGRAELVCLSGPHLVANAAGPESVGPASGETALPEPCLPEEQPRGWWFSEQEADVFNALSHPTVCRGLEEALGTVAQALKKLGPFDGLLGFSQGAALAALVCALGQAGDPRFPLPRFIILVSGFCPRGLGLKEPILQGPLLLPSLHVFGDTDCVIPPQESMQLASRFTGAINLTHSGGHFIPAAAAQRQVYLKFLDQFAE; this comes from the exons ATGGCCCGCCTTCGGGGTGGTGCCAGCATTTGGTCCCGCCCCTTGCATATTCGACTTCCGCTCGGGGACAGTCTGCTTCCGGCCCCTGGCGCGTTGCCCGGCAAGATGGCGGCGCGGCGGCCGCTGCGGGTGTTGGGGCTGGCGGGATTCCGACAGAGCGAGCGGGCCTTCCGCGAGAAGACGGGAGCCCTGAGGAAGGCGCTGCGGGGCCGCGCCGAGCTCGTGTGCCTCAGCGGCCCGCACCTGGTCGCGAATGCCGCGGGCCCCGAGAGCGTCGGGCCAGCCTCCGGCGAGACGGCCCTGCCCG AGCCCTGCCTTCCGGAGGAGCAGCCTCGAGGCTGGTGGTTTTCAGAACAGGAAGCAGACGTTTTCAACGCCCTGAGCCATCCCACAGTGTGCAGAGGTCTGGAGGAAGCCTTGGGAACTGTGGCACAGGCACTGAAGAAACTGGGGCCTTTTGATGGGCTCCTTGGTTTCAGCCAGGGGGCCGCGCTAGCAGCCCTTGTGTGCGCCCTTGGCCAAGCAGGAGATCCTCGCTTTCCCTTGCCAAGGTTTATCATCCTGGTGTCTGGTTTCTGTCCCCGGGGCCTTGGACTCAAAGAACCCATCCTGCAGGGCCCCTTGTTGCTGCCTTCCCTCCATGTTTTCGGGGACACTGACTGTGTCATCCCCCCTCAGGAAAGTATGCAACTGGCTAGCCGATTCACCGGAGCCATCAACCTCACCCACTCTGGTGGCCATTTCATTCCAGCAGCTGCAGCCCAGCGCCAGGTCTACCTCAAGTTCTTGGACCAGTTTGCAGAGTGA
- the DPH1 gene encoding 2-(3-amino-3-carboxypropyl)histidine synthase subunit 1: MAALVESVAAEPGGRSGPDRGRAPRGRLANQIPPEILNNPHLQAAIQVLPSNYNFEIPKTIWRIQQAQAKKVALQMPEGLLLFACTIVDILERFTEAEAMVMGDVTYGACCVDDFTARALGADFLVHYGHSCLVPMDTSVQDFRVLYVFVDIRIDTTHLLDSIRLTFPPASSLALVSTIQFVSTLQAAAQELKAEYRVSVPQCKPLSPGEILGCTSSHLPKEVEAVVYLGDGRFHLESVMIANPSVPAYRYDPYSKVLSREHYDHQRMQANRQEAITTARSAKSWGLILGTLGRQGSPKILEHLESRLQALGLPFMRLLLSEIFPSKLSLFPEVDVWVQVACPRLSIDWGTAFPKPLLTPYEAVVALRDISWQQPYPMDFYAGSSLGPWTVNHGRNRPPQALGRPSLTKMQMQEEPTRPTPAAACDDCSCREEKGAPLIP, translated from the exons ATGGCGGCGCTGGTGGAGTCGGTGGCTGCAGAGCCCGGCGGCCGAAGCGGCCCTGACAGAG GTCGAGCCCCTCGGGGACGCTTGGCCAATCAGATCCCCCCTGAGATCCTGAACAACCCCCACCTGCAGGCAGCCATTCAAGTCTTGCCTTCCAACTATAACTTTGAGATTCCCAAGACCATCTGGAGGATTCAACAGGCTCAAGCCAAGAAGG TGGCCTTGCAAATGCCTGAAGGCCTTCTCCTTTTTGCCTGCACCATTGTGGATATCTTGGAAAG GTTCACAGAGGCCGAAGCGATGGTGATGGGTGATGTGACGTATGGGGCCTGCTGTGTGGATGACTTTACTGCAAGGGCCCTGGGAGCTGACTTCCTGGTGCACTATGGCCACAGCTGCCTGG TTCCCATGGACACCTCGGTCCAAGACTTCCGGGTGCTGTACGTCTTTGTGGACATCCGGATAGATACTACCCACCTCCTGGATTCTATCCGCCTCACCTTCCCCCCAGCCAGTTCCCTTGCCTTGGTCAGCACCATTCAGTTTGTGTCAACCTTGCAG GCAGCTGCCCAGGAGCTGAAAGCTGAGTATCGTGTGAGTGTCCCACAGTGCAAGCCCCTATCTCCTGGGGAGATTCTGGGCTGTACGTCCTCCCACCTGCCCAAAGAGGTGGAGGCTGTTGT ATATCTTGGAGATGGCCGCTTCCATCTGGAGTCTGTCATGATTGCTAACCCTAGTGTCCCCGCTTACCG ATATGACCCATACAGCAAAGTCTTATCCAGAGAGCACTATGACCACCAGCGCATGCAGGCCAACCGCCAAGAAGCCATAACCACAGCCCGCTCAGCTAAATCCTGGGGCCTTATCCTGGGCACTTTGGGCCGCCAGGGCAGCCCTAAGATTCTGGAG CACCTGGAATCTCGGCTCCAAGCCTTGGGACTTCCATTCATGAGGCTGCTGCTCTCTGAGATCTTCCCCAGCAAGCTTAGCCTGTTTCCTGAGGTGGATGT GTGGGTGCAGGTGGCATGTCCACGCCTTTCCATTGACTGGGGCACAGCCTTCCCCAAGCCGCTGCTGACACCCTATGAG GCTGTGGTGGCCCTGAGGGACATTTCCTGGCAGCAGCCCTACCCCATGGACTTCTACGCCGGCAGTTCCTTGGGGCCTTGGACAGTGAACCACGGACGGAACCGccccccccaggccctgggcCGGCCGTCGCTGACGAAG ATGCAAATGCAGGAGGAGCCCACGCGCCCTACTCCAGCAGCGGCCTGCGACGATTGCAGCtgcagagaagaaaagggagcGCCGCTCATTCCGTAG